CTCCCATTGGACTAGAGGAGTTCAACTCCGAGCCAACCATATCGCCATCCGCTACCCCTCTCCCATCCTGACAGCCATCGCCCTGCCGAACGTCAAGAGAGGTAGAAGCGAAGCCGAGCAGCCTAGGGGCCGACGAGCATCTGGAAATCAGCACGCGTTGCTCTTGACCTCCTGCTTCGTTGCGCCGGCAGCTCGAGCGGTTGCGCACGTCCTTCGCGATGCTCACGCCCGGCTCGATGGCGACACGGCGCGAGGATGTGATGCGGCTGCTCAGCCAACTAGGCGAGGTCGAGAACCGCCTCGGTCGCTCGCGAAATGGCTTGCGGGCACTCCTCGAGGACGCTTAGGTCAACAGCCCGGCCGCTCCCTCGAGCGGAAGTTGACCTACAGATGCCCGGCACAGGTCTCTGGGTTGCTTGCGCCGCTGTTGCTCCCATCCGGGCAGGTGGTATTCGACCAAGTCACCTTGTTGAAGTTGGCCCCGGTGGTGGTGGCGCCGGTCAGGTTGGCGTTGGTCAGGTTGGCGCCGGCGAGGTTGGCGCCTGTCAGGTTGGCGTTCGAGAGGTTGGCCCCGCTCAGGTTGGCCTTGCCGAGGTTGGCGTTCGAGAGGTTGGCCCCGCTCAGGTCGGCCCCGCTCAGGTCGGCCTTGTTGAAGTTCTGCCCCGACAGATTGGGAGTGTAGGTGATGACGACCGTGCCATCGCCGGAGCGCGCGCCGTTGGTCATGCCTGTTCCCGACGAGGTGAAGCCCGAGCCGCCGCCGCCTGCGGCCGCGCCCATCGTGGGGGTCTCGCCGCCCCAGTAGCCGCCGCCGCCCCCGCCGCCGTTGCCGCCGCTCCCACCGCTGCCCTGGACGCCGCTGCCGGTCGTGCCGGTCTGGTTGCCGCCAGCGCCGCCGCCCGTCGGGTTGCCGCCAATGCCCCCATCTCCGCCGGTCAGGCCGCCGCCGCTGCCGCCG
Above is a window of Acidimicrobiales bacterium DNA encoding:
- a CDS encoding pentapeptide repeat-containing protein translates to MALGSGVASLGLLSAMVPPAGASPSCTGTTTVTCTFSYTGAPQTWTVPQGVTSASFDVEGAQGGGSTGGAGGQAVATVDVTGVAVVNVFVGGSGDTTLNPLNPGFNGGGSGGASVGGGASDIRIGGTDLSNRVVIAGGGGGGSNAPSSNGGSGGGLTGGDGGIGGNPTGGGAGGNQTGTTGSGVQGSGGSGGNGGGGGGGYWGGETPTMGAAAGGGGSGFTSSGTGMTNGARSGDGTVVITYTPNLSGQNFNKADLSGADLSGANLSNANLGKANLSGANLSNANLTGANLAGANLTNANLTGATTTGANFNKVTWSNTTCPDGSNSGASNPETCAGHL